In a single window of the Eleginops maclovinus isolate JMC-PN-2008 ecotype Puerto Natales chromosome 6, JC_Emac_rtc_rv5, whole genome shotgun sequence genome:
- the LOC134865821 gene encoding uncharacterized protein LOC134865821 codes for MKNWSRKFKTQEPDSVFGSSSSKRNSISDPPVPVWVTHTPTPDNITDDGDNNSTGCTSSTAPYAEKEEAKGSMKERLRSLIPQAWGGIMHKWTKERDNFNDSEASSNRIQILPNGTRVSPPVSPLLERRKWGDSLPTSSCNSQKPLLRESPSDDLFDQDPPEESLLTSIHPAEYYAEKLEVYNQKYSYLKSWPGLLRLLAGLQILFGGMVLACVIAYIQKDSEWSNSYGLYNGAYNNGLGMSGYSYRGPMTPFILAVAGISWIITFILLVMGMTMYYRTILLDAPWWPLTEGLINVALFLLYMATGIVYLNDLNRGGLCYMTIGVNPIIANLCRVDGGQMAGTAFIFINMALYLASFLVCLKMWRHEAARREREYFNNKPKEEFRQSIPLTLQKNKHISFKDETDKSLSTGYTNQNALYKNPVSVNRNAASEYTSKVHIIADYIIKYPEISCVEEREKYKAVFNDQYQEYKDLHRDISTTLHKFRELDATMARLLREGKSQEDQQRIQTILKKYQQKKGDPGFLEKKERCDYLKAKLSYIKNRIRIFDEEAMENESKLRTERNYYDSPPVYSPPYSTNSHSFYPPRSVHSPQSQYIPYTNNVPPDSHYMEEKPQHFYRWFSPPGFVKTFQGATVLMCFLIFACVASTLVWDMNGFGYGGYGVGAAVGGAGMESGYYGGSYGYGSSYMTPQSAKAAMISMAAINFLVSLGFLVASFSRSRIMRGCRFYLTMFICDIILAVLQGIIDIIFVIGVNPMSQSSQSMLYNPMLMMCQSIQGSPSISGSIGAGFPGGFPMYNQYLYHYCFMDPEEAVAFVLGLIVVLALSLSAYYAYKTRSKIWRHGKANIYWDAPRIRSSEGQDVQDWVNHVGEVRSTQQAPTVVLSERAAPDLRAGNSVVSYGNGTVSIHSEGNYNCNSFSADNSNRRGVEPVYQNSKVTVCSSSSSEETDSLRKPPPYHVEEKQKNERGPRPAAREMVESTYETGYTTGDTGNELDRHHTDYLHRMYPEITSDEQRRQYKTEFDSDLARYKSLCAKMDGISDQMHKLSRELDVLDEDSMKYQDVAVEYNKLKELKKTSDYKAKKRQCKELRQKLFHIKRLVKIFDQGLC; via the exons ATGAAGAACTGGAGCAGGAAATTCAAGACACAGGAGCCTGACAGTGTGTTCGGCTCATCCTCAAGCAAGAGGAACTCCATTAGTGATCCACCGGTGCCTGTGTGGGtgactcacacacccacaccagATAATATCACAGATGATGGCGACAATAACTCCACAGGCTGCACATCCAGCACTGCACCGTatgcagagaaggaggaagcAAAAGGGAGCATGAAGGAAAGGCTGAGATCCCTCATCCCTCAGGCATGGGGGGGCATCATGCATAAATGGACAAAGGAAAGAGACAATTTTAATGACTCTGAAGCTAGCAGCAACAGGATCCAGATCCTTCCTAATGGCACCAGAGTGAGCCCCCCTGTGAGTCCCCTGCTGGAGCGAAGGAAGTGGGGTGATTCACTTCCCACCTCCAGCTGTAACTCCCAGAAGCCTTTGTTAAGGGAGAGCCCTTCTGATGATCTGTTCGATCAGGACCCACCAGAGGAATCCCTCCTCACCAGTATCCACCCAGCAGAGTACTACGCTGAGAAGCTGGAGGTCTACAACCAGAAGTATTCTTATTTAAAATCCTGGCCAGGGTTGCTCAGACTTCTTGCTGGACTTCAGATCCTTTTTGGAGGCATGGTCTTGGCCTGCGTAATCGCGTACATCCAGAAAGACAGTGAGTGGTCCAATAGCTACGGACTCTATAACGGTGCTTATAACAATGGTTTAGGCATGTCTGGGTACAGCTACAGAGGCCCCATGACGCCCTTTATACTGGCAGTAGCTGGAATCTCCTGGATTATAACCTTCATTCTCTTAGTGATGGGAATGACGATGTATTATCGCACCATCCTCCTTGACGCCCCCTGGTGGCCTCTAACGGAGGGCCTAATTAACGTGGCGCTGTTCCTGCTCTACATGGCGACGGGGATTGTCTACCTGAATGACTTGAACCGCGGGGGGCTGTGCTACATGACAATAGGCGTTAACCCCATCATCGCCAATCTGTGTCGGGTGGATGGGGGCCAGATGGCGGGAACAGCTTTCATCTTCATCAACATGGCCTTGTATCTGGCAAGCTTCCTGGTGTGTCTGAAGATGTGGAGACATGAGGCCGCTCGTAGGGAGAGGGAGTACTTTAACAACAAG CCCAAGGAGGAGTTTCGCCAGTCCATCCCATTAACccttcaaaaaaacaaacacatttcattcaaggATGAAACGGATAAGTCTCTGAGTACAGGTTATACCAACCAAAATGCACTCTATAAGAACCCAGTCAGTGTGAACAGAAACGCAGCATCTGAATACACCTCTAAAGTCCACATCATCGCAGACTACATCAT AAAGTATCCAGAGATAAGCTGTGTGGAAGAAAGGGAAAAGTACAAAGCGGTTTTCAATGACCAGTATCAGGAGTACAAGGACCTTCACAGAGACATCAGCACCACCCTGCACAAGTTCAGAGAGCTGGACGCCACCATGGCACGACTCCTCAGAGAGGGAAAAAGCCAAGAG gatcaGCAGAGGATTCAAACTATTCTGAAGAAGTATCAGCAGAAAAAGGGT GACCCTGGCTTCCTAGAGAAAAAGGAACGCTGTGACTATTTAAAAGCTAAATTGagttacattaaaaacagaatCCGCATTTTTGACGAAGAGGCCATGGAAAATGAATCGAAATtaagaacagagagaaat TACTACGATAGCCCTCCTGTGTACAGCCCGCCTTACAGCACTAACTCCCACAGCTTCTACCCCCCTCGGAGCGTCCACTCCCCACAGAGCCAGTACATCCCATACACCAACAATGTCCCACCGGACTCACACTACATGGAGGAGAAGCCTCAACACTTCTACCGCTGGTTTTCCCCTCCTGGCTTCGTCAAAACCTTCCAAGGAGCAACAGTCCTCATGTGTTTCCTCATCTTCGCCTGCGTGGCTTCCACTTTAGTGTGGGACATGAATGGATTTGGGTATGGGGGCTACGGTGTGGGGGCTGCAGTGGGTGGTGCAGGGATGGAGTCTGGATATTATGGAGGCAGCTACGGCTACGGGAGCTCCTACATGACGCCACAGTCTGCCAAGGCAGCAATGATTTCCATGGCAGCCATTAATTTCCTGGTCTCACTGGGCTTCCTGGTGGCCAGTTTCTCACGGTCACGGATCATGAGGGGGTGCAGGTTCTACCTCACTATGTTCATTTGTGATATCATCTTAGCTGTGCTTCAA GGTATCATCGACATCATCTTTGTGATCGGGGTGAACCCGATGTCTCAGAGCTCACAGAGCATGCTCTACAATCCCATGCTGATGATGTGCCAGTCCATCCAGGGCAGTCCCAGCATCAGCGGCAGCATCGGGGCCGGTTTTCCTGGCGGTTTTCCCATGTACAACCAATACCTGTACCACTACTGCTTCATGGACCCCGAGGAG GCGGTGGCGTTTGTGTTGGGTCTGATTGTGGTGTTGGCCCTGTCCCTGTCTGCTTACTACGCCTACAAGACCCGCAGCAAGATTTGGCGCCACGGCAAAGCTAACATCTACTGGGACGCGCCGCGGATCAGGTCTTCAGAGGGCCAGGATGTGCAGGACTGG GTGAACCATGTTGGAGAGGTACGCAGCACCCAGCAGGCACCAACTGTTGTTTTGTCAGAGAGAGCAGCACCTGACCTGAGGGCGGGGAACAGCGTGGTCTCCTATGGCAACGGGACAGTCAGCATCCACAGTGAGGGAAATTATAACTGCAACAG TTTCTCTGCTGACAACAGTAATCGTCGGGGTGTGGAGCCTGTGTACCAGAACAGCAAGGTCACAGTTTGCTCTAGCAGCTCCTCAGAGGAGACGGACAGCCTCAGGAAACCTCCTCCTTATCACGTGGAGGAAAAGCAGAAGAACGAACGGGGGCCCAGACCTGCTGCCCGGGAGATGGTGGAGTCCACATATGAAACTGGTTACACCACCGGAGACACGGGCAATGAGCTAGACCGGCACCACACAGATTACCTCCACAG AATGTACCCAGAGATTACTTCAGATGAGCAGCGCCGGCAGTACAAGACAGAGTTTGACTCAGACCTGGCCCGCTATAAGAGCCTCTGTGCCAAAATGGATGGTATCAGTGACCAGATGCACAAGCTGAGCCGAGAACTGGACGTCCTGGACGAGGACTCCATGAAGTACCAG gATGTGGCAGTTGAGTATAACAAACTCAAAGAACTCAAAAAG ACTTCAGATTATAAAGCAAAGAAGAGGCAGTGCAAAGAGCTTCGGCAGAAACTTTTCCACATCAAACGTCTGGTGAAAATCTTTGACCAAGGTCTGTGTTAG